GACAATAAGCTTCTATTAGAAATGatttgccttctcttttttcttttttcttttttctttttttattcgtgATGATCTCaggagaaaaaacaaacatGAGCTTCACTGCTGCCACACTcgggcacagagagagagagagagagagagagagagagaggaggttcgACATTTTCCTTACAGCATAATGCATACTGTTTATGTGCATCATTCCAACAGCATGACTGATATTCCGACCACAGGTCACACAAGCTACAGATATCTAACCGCTAAGATTCACTTGTTTGTTCCGAGAAATTTCCATCCCAATTCTTCTCAGCAAGGTGGATTCACATATGATTTATATGGCAAGACGGGCATTCAGACTCTGATACAATAGTTTCACAGTTAACGCCGGTGAATATCTGACCAAAGCTATATACACCTGGGGAAAAAAGTTTGACACACGTAGCCACCCGCCATAGACCTTTTCACATTAGTCTCGAAGACCCTCGGGTTGTCCCTCAACACGGCTGCAGCATCGTGATTGAGGGGATCCTCATAATTTGGTTCCTACATTTAATGAAAAAAACAGCAAAAGTGAAGAAAACTAAAACACCAAGTATCTTGAGGCAGGAACCCAGATTCCATGTGCACGAGAAGAATTAATACCGTGAAAAGGTGAAACAATCCATATATGACGGTGTTTATATTCAGTACAGGCTTCCAGTCTTCACGCAAGATGTTCAGACAAACATTTCCTTCCAAATCAATATTCGGATGGTAGACCTAAAAGTTAGGTTTGCAAGGGAGGATCGATCAAGATCCCATACAAACATTGATGTGAACAAATTTTGCGGCAAATAACATGTCAAGCTGCACTACCTTGGTTTTACACTTTACTTTCGGTGACTCGTGGGGGTAGATTGGAGAAACTTGAAAAGTGAACACAAAGGTGCCACCTCTGTACAAACCAAATAGAAGAAAGTTAAAAGAACAGTTTATAGTTCTTCATTAGAAGATCCTCAAAATGCAATTGCAGAAACCAGCGAAGAGAATGTCCTCATGAGAAAAATCCTGCACTTGTTTAGTGAGCATAACACCAGGAAAAATGCGAGGTCATCTTACGCATAATATCCTTCATCAGGCCGAATTGAGACCTCAAAGTTCATCAAGTCATCCTTTCCATTTGGAAATGTTATTGCACATGAGTTTGGTAGGTTCAGCTCAGTAATATCTGCAAGAACAAATCATAATCAACGAGATACTTCTGAAGCAGATAAAAGGAAATGAGAGCTTGATATACCATATGATATTGATCAATGAGCTTATCAGTAAAATGCCAATAAATTGatagagaaatcaaagaaaaaatcatagGAAAGAAAGAACTGTCACAAGTAGTTCCATAAGAAGCACCACTCCTAGATCTATCTATGCCAATTGTTCTTTTCAAAGTAGACTGAAACAAGATGGGAGGACTTTTGTTATACTAACTTGTACTAAGAGCTTCCAATCTTTATTCACTGTTCAGGGTGCACAATAAGTAACTAGTTCTGCCATGGACCAAGGTTCACTCAACCCAACGAAAAACAAAATAGCAGATCCATTGGTTACGCTGATCAGATATACAACCTATTGGTTAAACATGTTCCCTGTGCAAAAATAGGAACTAGTTTGGCCATGGACCAAGGTCCACTTTCGCCCAATGGCAGCTTCAATAAGATATTGAACCTATCGGTCAAACGACAGCTCATGTAGTAATGATAAGACGCTCTCCGTAATTTGTTCAGTTTACACAACATAATCCATGCACTTATAGGAATTTCAGATGCTCATGCACTTATAGGAATTTCAGATGCTCATGCACAAAATTTCAGATGCTCATGCACAAAGAGACAACTTCTTTCAGCATACACTATCCAATTCATATCCAAACCCCAACAACACAAGTGGGATGAAATAAAATGGCTTTTAAAGGATCACAGAAAAACTAAGCTagcctttttctattttaagttaAAGCAGAGCAATATGTATCTATACATTAGTCGGTTCCTTTTCTCGAGATCAACAGAAAGTAAAATATCAACTTTGGGCCATCATGAATTACACATGGATAAAAGAAGATGCTTTAATCAAAAAGAATTCACACATCACAGACACAATCAGTAGGGAAGACacacaacttaaaaaggaaataagATAGTGAAGCACAACAATTCAGCATAGACTACTATCAACAGCAAAGTCATAAAGAATACTGCTCTTATTGGAGAGGAACATCTTATGCCCATCAGCATCTACTGTTCATCCTCCATGAAAATATGCCCTCTTTAGGTATCATCCCTAAAGTTAAGTCACAGAAAATCACAGACAACTCCATATAAACACAAACTTCAAATTAAGCTTTTGGGGGAAATTATACTCCAATGCCATGGTATTCATTATTCACATATTGTTCTGACGGTGATAAAGTAAAAAGCCCATCAATGATATTTCCACTTAGCGTGGTACTCAAATAACTTCTACCATAAGCTAAATGAAATACTTTTAATGATATGTGTCATATGCAAGTTAAATCATTCTACTGATGCTGCGTAAAGAAGGAGAGAGGCTGTGTATATCAGGACAACTATATTGAACCTTCAGCCAAAATAGTTTGACCAGCCATGCAAATTCACAGTATTCTCGAGCAcctaaacaatttttgaacaaaaagtaCAAAGCAAATTCACAACTAGTTTATATTCTTCCCACTTTATACCTTTCACATTATATCAACTCCATTGTACCCATAAAAAGTTGCTCCTAAAagcaatttcaacaaaaaaaaatttgatgcaACTTAGTTAACATAGACGAAACCTTTGTGAAGGCGCAACTCCCCCGCACTTTGCTTCTTTACAGGTCCCCTTCCATTTGCATTTTCAGCATTTTCTCTCtgcttttcttttactttgaagAGCTTAATCATTGTTCCTAAAATGGGAAAAGCCACAAACGATAATCACCATATCTTACAATATAAATTGAGTATGGCAAGAAAACTAGGACATACAAACAACCATGATGTTGCCAGTATGTTCACAACTTTGCAATTAAAACATAAGAGACACGTTTCTGGTTCCACTGGTCACAGCTTTAGCCCTCTTGTTGTCAAACTGCTATCCCATCAATTTTATGAGTGTATTGAATTGATAAGAACTCATATGGCCTGATTCTGACTCACACTATTTTGATTGAGAAAGAGTACTGAACCATCTGAATAGTACCAACTCCCTAACATACTGTAagtaatttaaggtttttgctCTATAGTCTCTCATCATATTCCTTAATGCCCACCCCTCACCCAGCAAGCATTTACCAGCCAAAATTGGAGATCATCTCATGAAGACAGGCTTGATATAAATGTAAGTATCCTTAAAGAAAACCCATATATAACAAAGAAAGGCATTGCAATAATCCATTGATGAGTTGATATCACATAATTAAGCCCACCAAGGCCTCCACATACATGAAAGTCAAAATTATCCCATCATTTCAAGCTTTCGCACGATGAGAGTTGTATAATGGTAAACCAAAGAAGGCACCAAAGTGGCGGTGCCATCTATGGGTTGCAGAAGCTTTCCCTGAACTTTCTTTCTCCTTAGCAGTAAAAATTATCGAAATTTACCAATATTTCTGATGATAATGACAACACCAATGTGCATGAAAACTAACAAGGTAACATGCTTCAACAAAAGCGAATAAAGCCCACAACTTTAACACTTGATCAGCAATATGCGAATTAATATACTCAAACGAGCCATTTTTAGAGccaaaacccattttttttaGAGCGAGATAAAGGAAGCAACAAGCAACCACCCGACAACGCATCTATTTCGATCAGTTTCAGCAAGAAACCTCGAAACCTCACGACCCAAGATCACATCGCAAAAAACCGATCACACCCAATTTCGAGAACTTGCACAAGCACACCTCAAGCCCAAAAACGAGCGACGATCACGACAGGCGGAGAACAACCCAACAAGGAAAGCTGGATCAACTCGAAAGCACGAAGAAACGAAATCAAGAATCGTAATGGGCACAGAAATGGCCCGAACCTGCTGGAAAAGGAAACAGAGCTGGCGGAGAGCCGGACCGAGataagaacgaaaaaaaaatgaaatcttcGGTCTCGTGGGTCGGTTCCGATCCACAAAAAGGCACGGCTTTCGAGCCGAAGCCGATCGGCTTTATGCGGAGAATAAAAGGGACATTTCGGAAGAGACAAGGTTAGGCAGGGACGCACGCGGGTTCGTTTGCTCTCTACGTGAAAGCCGAAACGAAAGACGACGAACCCGCTTTGGGGCGATGGATTCTTCGCTCAAAGGCGCTGTCTTTGTCGCTCTCTTCCTGGTTTCTCTTTCGGCGTTCTTGGTTTCGGGCATCGAGCGTGATCCTGTCGTACCATGCGCGCCTGCTAGCTAGCTTTCTCTCTACGCTAGTTAGCAGTGGGGGTGAGGTGGTCCTTGATGTGTACTAGATCGGTGGAGTTTGAGATTCTAATTTCGCCATCGATTCCTTAAGaattttgagaatttcaatCGCATGTGCTCCTTTCGATCCTATTTGATTCAGCATTTGAAATGACTTTTGGAGTTCTTAAGGGATTTGGCCAAATGTAAAAgactttgttcattttttggaGAGTTTCCGAAAGTGAAAGCGATGTGTTGGATTAATATAATGTTCAAATACTTCAAGAGTATCTAAGTTTGGTTTCGTGATCTATGActtttttatatgtatatttatatatctaaAAAGTATAATAAGAAGTTATAAGGTGTATGGATTGACATGGGCTCAATATGATATAATACTTGATTTAAATAGGATTTCAAGTGGGCCCCAAGTGATTTTGATGGTTGCCTCACATGAGTTCACTCGGTGCGCTCAATAATAGCTCTGAAAAAATTCAATCCgcctaacatttttttttttgtgacctaggAACGTCGTACAGGTGGTAGGCGACATGTAAatgggaggacccaccaccctcGGCGTTCCACTTAAGATCCTAAGCGATCATGAAGAAATTTGAACTCCTTCCTTCATGAtggggagagagcccaaaccaTCGCGGCCACCAATGCGATGGTAATTTGCCTGACATTTTGTAAGATCAAATTAGGATAATTCCTGGTCATGGGCCATACCAATGAGTTCAACTAGCAATGTGTCTTTCATGTGGATTTCGAGCAAAATAAATGCTTGGTCAATGAgaagttgtattttgaatatttaTGCCAATAAGAGACGTTAATTACTAATCAAGTTTGTATGCCAAATTAATAGTcgaatgtaaaaaaaaaagcatttgacGCATTTTTTTACATGGCTAACGTGATGTGATCGACCAAATTGTAGCGTGTATGTGATGTACATTCCGATCGACTTTCTACATTcgaattttcaaacttttttttcattgatttgcttTTTTCCACATGTCATTATCACATCGCATCTAACAAATGGGCCTAATAGCAAACCTAAATCGGTAATCCACTAAGGGCCCAAAAGACTAGGGGACAAATTGGCCCATGAAACATGAATGGCGGCAACCTGCACAAATGCCAcggtgaggagttcaagtagaTGAATGACTCGGCACAGGCACGCCAAGGATTAGATGTTCAGTATCGTTTAGGATGCAATCATTGCTGCTAACATGCAATACGATTTCCAAACCTTAATCATCCCATACCACTATACTCTGATATGAACTTGCGATTTTTCTATTTGTGTAATAATAGGGATTCTATATGTTGACGCTACTTATCTTTATATGGTTACATTAGTCGTCGATCGGAATAAAACATTGTCTAATTTTTAAAGCTATCAGACCCCGTTTCCAATCGTCAGGACAGATTGTTAATTAAGCTTATTGAAAAGCCCTTTTGTGGTGTTTTTCGTAAATTGGTCGAAAGTTCTCAAGTCTTGCAGTTAACTATTGAaactcttttttcttatttggtgTCCAAAGAGCCTTGATGTATAAAGAGTAGAGTTTTTCGCCCGACATCTGAGATTTACTTACTTAAAACTGGACCGCAATTAGGACAGCCGTCCGAGAACCGTAGAACCTCGTTCATCGCCCGTCGCCCACCGGATCAACCCAAGAACGCCGCACCCGTGCTCCGACAAGATCTCGAGTCAAAACAGATCAGTTCACGTGTGCTCATAAGGCAAGTAACGATTTCTTCCTAAGAATATTCACTGGCCTCATATTGCAGCATAGATTCCCAGTGTCTGAATGCCTACCCAACTCACAGTTTCATCGGTGTTGTCCGGTGGTTGGTCGGTCGGTCGGTCCGGCAGTGTACCCTCTTTCTCTCTGCCCAGACAGACAGACCTCCTTTGCCCAGTGAGCTTAAGCTCACTAGTTCCTGTTTTGGTCACTTTTCGCCATCGATGGTGGAGGGAAGAAAAGTGGGATTGCACCATCCACCCCATTGCAGAGTCCTCCTGAATCTTGCTTG
This region of Eucalyptus grandis isolate ANBG69807.140 chromosome 8, ASM1654582v1, whole genome shotgun sequence genomic DNA includes:
- the LOC104456845 gene encoding NEDD8-conjugating enzyme Ubc12 isoform X2; protein product: MIKLFKVKEKQRENAENANGRGPVKKQSAGELRLHKDITELNLPNSCAITFPNGKDDLMNFEVSIRPDEGYYAGGTFVFTFQVSPIYPHESPKVKCKTKVYHPNIDLEGNVCLNILREDWKPVLNINTVIYGLFHLFTEPNYEDPLNHDAAAVLRDNPRVFETNVKRSMAGGYVCQTFFPRCI
- the LOC104456845 gene encoding NEDD8-conjugating enzyme Ubc12 isoform X1, translated to MPETKNAERETRKRATKTAPLSEESIAPKRVRRLSFRLSRREQTNPRTMIKLFKVKEKQRENAENANGRGPVKKQSAGELRLHKDITELNLPNSCAITFPNGKDDLMNFEVSIRPDEGYYAGGTFVFTFQVSPIYPHESPKVKCKTKVYHPNIDLEGNVCLNILREDWKPVLNINTVIYGLFHLFTEPNYEDPLNHDAAAVLRDNPRVFETNVKRSMAGGYVCQTFFPRCI